A section of the Triticum dicoccoides isolate Atlit2015 ecotype Zavitan chromosome 7A, WEW_v2.0, whole genome shotgun sequence genome encodes:
- the LOC119331621 gene encoding pentatricopeptide repeat-containing protein At3g29230-like: protein MQPRTLPRGRAAVLRAVTGCRGRREEQALHCLVCKLGLASDVVLATALLVRYGKHGLLAPAQRLFDEMPRRDAVAFNAMLAALGASGRADDARRLFDRMPEPDRTPASWNTLLTCYCRAGDLASARAVFEVSLRAATSSVVSWNAMVDGYCKAGRMDAARELFDRMGSSLRDVVTYNTMMAGYLRRGDPAAAIAMFRRLTQEGDQETPRPTAVTIATVVTACTQVGDFGFGRAVHLSARQLLGTSPDAVLSNALMDMYFKCGSVDRALEVFSAMPPGAPNLFCWNTVIAGLGRNGRGEDAVRAFRDMVEASKKNNEVKPDSVTFVALLSACSHSGLVAEGRALFGEMLPAHGVAPGAEHYGCMVDLLCRAGLLGEAVRLVRTMPVRPNAKVLGCLLLHARGSGDGVAASEWAAGRIAELDGRDGAAYGLSNLYASLQRWDHVERHRSSAAVASGKEPGRTSYDPHAR, encoded by the coding sequence ATGCAGCCGAGGACGCTCCCGCGCGGCCGCGCCGCCGTCCTGCGCGCGGTCACGGGATGCCGCGGCCGCCGCGAAGAGCAGGCCCTCCACTGCCTCGTCTGCAAGCTCGGCCTCGCCTCCGACGTCGTGCTGGCGACCGCCTTGCTCGTCCGCTACGGCAAGCACGGCCTCCTGGCTCCGGCCCAGCGGCTGTTCGACGAGATGCCGCGCAGGGACGCGGTCGCCTTCAACGCCATGCTGGCCGCGCTCGGCGCCTCGGGTAGGGCGGATGACGCGCGGAGGCTGTTCGACCGAATGCCGGAGCCGGACAGGACCCCCGCGTCGTGGAACACCCTGCTCACGTGCTACTGCAGGGCCGGCGACCTCGCCTCCGCCAGGGCAGTCTTCGAGGTGAGCCTGCGCGCGGCGACGAGCAGCGTCGTGTCGTGGAACGCCATGGTCGACGGGTACTGCAAGGCCGGGCGGATGGACGCTGCACGGGAGCTGTTCGACCGGATGGGCTCATCACTGCGGGACGTCGTCACCTATAACACGATGATGGCCGGGTACTTGCGCCGGGGAGACCCAGCCGCCGCCATCGCGATGTTCCGCCGGCTGACGCAGGAGGGGGATCAGGAGACGCCGAGGCCCACCGCGGTCACCATTGCCACCGTGGTGACGGCTTGCACGCAGGTGGGGGACTTCGGCTTTGGCCGGGCGGTCCATCTCTCCGCCCGGCAGCTGCTGGGGACGAGCCCCGACGCCGTGCTGAGCAACGCCCTCATGGACATGTACTTCAAGTGCGGGAGCGTGGACCGCGCGCTCGAGGTCTTCAGCGCCATGCCGCCCGGCGCGCCCAACCTCTTCTGCTGGAACACGGTGATCGCGGGGCTGGGCAGGAACGGCCGCGGCGAGGACGCCGTCAGGGCGTTCCGCGACATGGTCGAGGCGAGCAAGAAGAACAACGAGGTGAAGCCGGACTCGGTGACGTTCGTGGCGCTCCTGTCGGCGTGCAGCCACTCGGGCCTGGTGGCCGAGGGCCGGGCGCTCTTCGGCGAGATGCTGCCGGCCCACGGGGTGGCTCCCGGGGCGGAGCACTACGGCTGCATGGTGGACCTGCTGTGCCGCGCGGGGCTGCTCGGCGAGGCCGTGCGGCTCGTGCGGACGATGCCCGTCCGCCCCAACGCCAAGGTCCTGGGGTGCCTGCTGCTCCACGCGCGCGGCTCGGGGGACGGCGTCGCGGCGAGCGAGTGGGCGGCGGGGCGGATCGCGGAGCTGGACGGCCGCGACGGCGCCGCGTACGGGCTGTCCAACCTGTACGCGTCGCTGCAGAGGTGGGATCACGTCGAGAGGCACCGGAGCAGCGCGGCCGTGGCGAGCGGCAAGGAGCCTGGACGGACCAGCTACGATCCGCATGCGCGCTAG
- the LOC119331382 gene encoding 12-oxophytodienoate reductase 1, translating to MVAKEAIPLLTPHRMGRFELSHRVVLAPLTRCRSYANVPQPHAAAYYSQRATKGGLLIAEATGVSATAQGYPETPGIWTQQQVDAWKPIVDAVHRKGALFFCQIWHVGRVSTNDFQPDGQAPISSTDKQITPDAESGMVYSKPRQLQTDEIPLIVDDFRRAARNAVEAGFDGVEIHGAHGYLLEQFMKDSSNDRTDEYGGSLENRCRFAVEVIDAIVHEIGADRVGIRLSPFVDYMDCFDSDPHALGMYMVQQLNKHQGFVYCHMVEPRMAIVDGRRQIPHGLLPFRKAFNGTFIAAGGYDREEGNKVVADGYADLVAYGRIFLANPDLPKRFELDSPLNKYDRNTFYTQDPVIGYTDYPFLEGGSNAE from the exons ATGGTGGCCAAGGAGGCGATCCCGCTGCTGACGCCGCACAGGATGGGCCGGTTCGAGCTCTCCCACCGGGTGGTGCTCGCGCCGCTCACGCGCTGCCGCTCCTACGCCAACGTCCCGCAGCCGCACGCCGCGGCCTACTACTCGCAGCGGGCCACCAAGGGCGGCCTGCTCATCGCCGAGGCCACCGGCGTCTCCGCCACCGCGCAGGGGTACCCGGAGACCCCCGGCATCTGGACGCAGCAGCAGGTCGACGCCTGGAAGCCCATCGTCGACGCCGTCCACCGCAAGGGCGCTCTCTTCTTCTGCCAGATCTGGCACGTCGGAAGGGTCTCCACCAACG ATTTCCAGCCAGATGGACAGGCGCCGATCTCCAGCACTGACAAGCAGATAACACCTGATGCTGAGTCCGGCATGGTCTACTCCAAGCCCCGACAGCTTCAAACGGACGAGATACCGCTGATTGTCGATGACTTCAGACGTGCTGCCCGGAATGCCGTCGAGGCGGGGTTCGACGGCGTGGAGATCCACGGGGCACACGGGTACCTATTGGAGCAGTTCATGAAAGACAGCTCTAATGATCGCACCGACGAGTACGGTGGCAGCCTCGAGAACCGGTGCCGCTTTGCGGTGGAGGTAATTGATGCTATAGTCCATGAGATTGGTGCGGATCGCGTAGGCATCAGGTTGTCTCCATTCGTGGACTACATGGACTGCTTCGACTCGGACCCACATGCACTTGGGATGTACATGGTACAACAGCTCAACAAGCATCAAGGGTTTGTCTATTGCCACATGGTAGAACCCCGGATGGCAATTGTGGATGGTCGCAGACAAATACCCCACGGGCTTCTGCCATTCAGGAAAGCATTCAACGGCACTTTCATTGCCGCTGGAGGGTATGATCGAGAGGAAGGCAACAAAGTGGTGGCCGACGGCTATGCTGATCTCGTTGCTTATGGGAGGATCTTTCTAGCTAATCCAGATTTGCCAAAGAGATTCGAGCTCGACTCACCACTGAACAAGTACGACCGTAACACTTTCTACACGCAAGATCCTGTCATTGGCTACACAGATTATCCTTTCCTTGAAGGCGGCTCGAATGCCGAGTAG